ATTTGGTTCATTCAATGGATGATTTTCACTTCTTTTAAGTTTATACTTATCAACAACCTCTTTTAAATAACCTTTATCAAATTTAAAAGTAGCACTTACTACAACCCAATTTTTTTCTTTTATTTCGGTCACTCTATATGAAAATTTTAAATCTTCTTTTTTAATTCTTCTAAGCTCATTATTTTCATCAACAATTTCAACAGAAACAATTCTGTCAAAAACTTCAGTTCCATGAGCTCCGCCATTCATAAAAACAAGTCCACCAACACTTCCAGGTATTCCTGCTAAATTTTCTAAACCTGTATAATCCTTTTCTTCCATATAGTCTATTAAATCTGAAAAATCAAGTCCTGCTCCAACTTCAACAACTCCATTATTTTCATCTTTTATATAATCTATAGCTTTTAAAGATATAAAAGTTGTCTCTAATTCACCATCATTTATTAAAGTATTTGTTCCATTTCCTAAAATAAATCTATTTTTCTTCTCTTTTAAAATTTCGATTAATTCATCTCTATTTTCAATTTCTATAAACTCTTTTGCAATTCCTCCAATTTTCATATTAGAGTAATTTTTCATTAAATGGTTTTTATATAACTTCATTTCCTGTTCTCCCTATATTTTCTGCAATCATATGAGCTAAGCTAGATATATTTCCTGCTCCCATAAATAAAAATGTTGCTGATTCTTTTTCTCCAGCCACTATTTTTTCTATATCTTCATTTTTTTCCACTATTATACAGTGTTTATGTCCTATTTTTTCTTTTAATTTTTCCAATGTTACACCAAACTCATTCTTTTCTCCAGCACTATAAACTGGCATTAAAATAACTTCGTCAACACCTTCAAAACTTCCTTTAAAATCATTTAAAAGAAAATTAACACGACTATATCTATGTGGTTGAAATATAGCTATTGTTTTGTTTTTTTCAATAGTTTTTGCTCCTTGTATAGTCGCTTTTATTTCTGTAGGATGATGTGCATAATCATCTATTATTCTTATTTTATCACTATGAAGTATGTCATATCTTCTCTTAGCACCTTTAAATTTTAAAAGTTTTTCTGAAATTCTTGTTTTAGAAATTCCATATTTTTTCGCTAAATATATTACTGGTAACGCATTTTGAATGTTATGATTTCCAGGAATAGAAATCTCGAATTCTCCAAATACTTTCCCTTCTATGGTAACTTTAAATTTTGTTCTTCCATTTTCAACTCTAATATCTGTAGCCATTATATTTGCATCTAATTTATTTATTCCATAAGTCTTTACATTTTTTCTATTTTTAATAAGTTCTAACGTTTCAAAACAATCTCCACAAACTAAAATTTCTCCTTTAGTTTGATCCATAAATTGTTTAAATGATTTTTTTATATTTTCTAAAGAACCATGATTCTCAAGGTGATCTGCTTCTATATTTGTTATAATGGCTGTTTCTGGTGTTAGATGTAAAAATGAGTTATCGCTTTCATCTGCTTCTGCAATAAAAACCTCTATTTTTCCACATCTAGCATTAGAACCTATCTCTGGTAAAATCCCTCCTACTACTATTGTTGGATCTATATCTAACAATAGTGATCCTAGCATTGAACTTGTTGTAGTCTTCCCATGAGTTCCTGCTACCGCTATTCCTTTTTCTTTATTCATTAAAAGAGATAACAACTCTCCTCTTTTTATAATTTTAATTCCTAATTCTTGAGCTTTTTTTATTTCTGGATTATCCTGTTTTATAGCACTTGATGCAACTACTAAGTTAACGTCACATACATTTTCTGCTAAGTGACTATTATAAACTGTTATTCCTAAACTCTCTAATTCCTCTGTCACATAATTTCTCGAAAGGTCCGCCCCTGAAACTTCATATCCTTTCAATTTCATTATTTTTGCTAACCCACTCATTCCTATTCCATTTATTCCAATAAAATATATTTTATTCATTTAACTCCTCCATATGTCTAAGCATTCAACAATTTTATCAGCTGCATTACTCTTCTTTAAATTTTTTACCCTTCTACTCATTTTATTAAGTTCTTCATCATTTTTTATAATTTCTAAAGCTTTTTCAATAGCCTCATCCGCCTTGCTATCACTATATAGAAGCGCAGCATTATTCTCCTCTAATATCTTAGCGTTTTCATATTGACCAACTTTTATTGAATTGTAAGGTATCAAAATAGATGGCTTTTCCAATTGCATTATCTCTGAGACCGTTAAAGCTCCAGCTCTACATACAATTAAATCTGCCGCTGCCATAATATTTATCATATTATTAAAATATGGCTTTATTATATCACTTACTTTTATTTGTTGATCTTCTAACTTTTGATTAATCTCTCCAAAGTTTTTTTCTCCTGTAGCCCAATAAATTCTGATTGTTTTATCTTTGTATATATCTTTTAAACTTTTGATAACTGCTTCGTTTAAAGATTTTGCTCCTAAACTACCACCTGTTATCAGTAAAACTTTTTCATCCTTACCAATTTTCAATCTTTCTCTTTCAGTTTCTTTATCCATTGTATAAATATCTTCTCTTAAAGGATTTCCAGTTACTAAAAATTTATGTTGATCCTTTACTGATATCTCTTCGTAAGTTGTATCAAATGCTAAGAAACACTTTTTTGCCACTTTATAAAACAACTTATTTGCCATTCCTAAATCAGCATTTTGCTCTTGTAAATATATTTTTTTTCCCAAAATAGTTCCCATTAACAACACTGGAATAGATATATAGTTTCCAAAACCTATTATAATATCTGGTTGTTCTTTTTTTATAACTTTAAAAGCTTGTAAAAATGATTTTATATTGGACAAAATTTTTCTAAAATTTTGAAAAGGAAATACATCAATTCCAACAAATTTAAATCCTTCTTCTGGAACTAAATCTTTTTCCATCCTACTAGAACTTCCCACAAATATTACTTCCATACCTCTATCTAGTAATTTTTTTCCAACAGCTAAAGCTGGATATATGTGTCCACCAGTTCCACCTGTCGTTATCATTATTTTCTTATTCATATTTTTCTCCTAATTAAAGTAACTTTTTACCAATTCTTTAAATATTTTTCCTCTTTCTTCAAAGTTTTTAAATTGATCAAAACTTGATGTCGCTGGAGAAAATAAAATTACTTCCTTTTGATTTTTATCAATTCTCTCTTTTAATTTTTCCATTACTTTTTCTAAAGTTTTTAAATTAAATATTTTATCTTGTGAATATCCAATTTTTAGCAGTCCTTCAGAAAGTTTATCCGAAATATCTCCTATTAAATAAACTTCTTTTACATTATTTTTTATCAACTCTTCTAAATCAATTAAATCTAATTTTTTATCATATCCTCCACAGATTAATATTGGTTGATGAAAAGCTTCAATAGCAAATTTAGTCGAATCAATATTTGTTCCTTTCGAGTCATTTATAAACTGAACTTCTCCATACTTTAAAAAATTTTCCATTCTATGTTCTAGAGTTCCTGTCGAATATAAAAATTCTCTTATTACTTCTGTTGATATATTTAATATTTTTCCTACAGCAACAATAAATAACATATTTTCTAAATTATGTTTACCTTTTAACGATGCCAATCTCTCCTCTAAAACAATTTCATTTTCATATAAAATTTTTTCATTTTTTACCCAAACTTTTTCATCTTTTTCAGTTTTATTCATTCCTAAATAAAACTTTGTTCCAGATATGTTTTTTATCCTCTTCAAAATTTCTGCACAAGAAGTATTTACTAAAAAATATTCTTCTTCCTTTTGATTTATTCCTATATTAAACTTTGTGTCATAATAATGATCTAAATTTTTATATCTAGCTAAATGATCTGGAGCTAAATTTACAATTAAGGCTATATCCGCTTTAAACTCTTTAATATTTTCAAGTTGATATGAACTCGCTTCTAAAACATAGTAGTCTAAGTCTGAATTCTCCATAATAGTTTGGCTAAAAGAGTATCCTATATTCCCACAAACTTTAGCTCTAAATCCTGCAACTTCTAAAAGTTCTTTTATTTTTGAGGTAACTGTTGTTTTTCCATTGGTTCCAGTTATAGCTATTATTTTTCCTAAAATTCCATTTTTTATTTTATATCTATACCCTAATTCTATATCATCTATAACCTCTAGATTTAATTCTAAGGCTTTTTCTATAAGTTTTGTATAAGGAACTCCTGGACTTTTTATAAATATATCTATTTTTTCATTTTCTAAAATTTTCATGCCATCTTCTGAAGGTATTCCAATTTTATCATCAATTAGATAAACTTCATAACCCATTTTCATTAAGGTTTTTTCTGCCCCTTTTCCACTTATTCCAGCTCCAAATACTATTGCTTTTTTCATTGGCTTTCCTCCTTATTTTTAAACGACAAAAACCACAGTGATTCTCACTGTGGTCTTATTATAGTATTCCTCTTAATCTAACTATACCTAAAGCTATCATTCCTAAAAATAATGCCACAATCCAAAATCTCATCGTTACTTTAGTTTCAGGCAATCCAGCTAATTCAAAGTGATGATGTATAGGTGCCATTCTAAATATTCTTTTTCCTCTCATTTTAAAAGAACCAACTTGAAGAATAACAGATACTGCTTCTAAAACAAAAACTCCACCTATTATTGGTAATAGTAACTCTTGTTTTAAAAGAATAGCTACAACTCCTAAAATTCCACCTAAAGTTAGAGATCCTGTATCTCCCATAAAAATTTGAGCAGGGTAGAAATTATACCATAAAAATCCTAAACCAGCACCTATCAAAGCTGAAAGAAACACTGATAGTTCTCCTATACCAGCTATATAGTGTAAATTAAGGTGATTACTTAATTCCATATGACCTGTAAAGTATGCTATTATACCTAAAATTGTTGCTCCTATTATCACAGGCATTATTGCTAATCCATCTAATCCGTCCGTTATATTAACTGCATTTGAAGTTCCCATTAAAACTAAAGCAATAAATATTAACATTAAAAAACTTCCTAAATAGAAATTACTATTTGATAAAATTGGATTTATAATTGATAAATCTAAAACTTTACTACTTGTTAATCCAAACTCTTTTATGAAAAACCAAGTTATTACAGCTATAAAACATTGTCCTAACAGTTTCTTTTTTCCAGATAAACCTTTTTTATTAACTGTAAATTTTTTATAATCATCTATAAATCCAATACTACTAAATAAAATTGTTATTATAAACATCAAAATCATGAATTTATTAAATAAATCTCCTACAATTAGAGATGTTATTAATGTTCCAAAGATTATCAAAATCCCACCCATTGTTGGTGTTCCTTTTTTAGAAAAATGACTTGAAGGTCCTTCTTCTCTAATTGCTTCTCCAAATTTTTTAAATTTCAAATAATTTATGAATGGTTTTCCAGTTAATAAAACAACTAAGAACGCTATTATAAACGCTAAAAAACTTCTTAAATATATAGATTTAAGTCCTTCTAAAACTGGTAAATATTCTGCCAACAAGTATAGCATTGTTCTACTCCTTTAACTACATAATTATTTCTTCTAGCTTCATTCCTCTTGACCCTTTTAATAAAACTGCTATATCTTTCATTTCTTTCAATTCAGCTTTTATAAGATTTTTTTCAGCACAATATATAATTCTTGAGTCATTTAAAATTTCCAAAGATCTTTTCATTCTTTCCCCATAAACAAATATTTTATAAAAATCATATTTTAAAGATTCCATAAGAATATTTTTATGGTATTCTATTTCTCTATCACCTAATTCAAGTGCATCTGCTAAAACAACTACCTTCTTTTTCGTTAGTGGTAGGGATGAAAAAGCTTTTAATGCCATTTCCATTGAAACTGGACTTGCATTATAAGCATCATTGATGTACAAAATACCATCTTTTTCAATTTTTTCAAATCTCATAGAAGTTATTTTAACATCTTTTAAAGCCTCTTTTATTTCAAAGTAAGACATTTTCAAAATCATTCC
Above is a window of Candidatus Cetobacterium colombiensis DNA encoding:
- the murG gene encoding undecaprenyldiphospho-muramoylpentapeptide beta-N-acetylglucosaminyltransferase; the encoded protein is MNKKIMITTGGTGGHIYPALAVGKKLLDRGMEVIFVGSSSRMEKDLVPEEGFKFVGIDVFPFQNFRKILSNIKSFLQAFKVIKKEQPDIIIGFGNYISIPVLLMGTILGKKIYLQEQNADLGMANKLFYKVAKKCFLAFDTTYEEISVKDQHKFLVTGNPLREDIYTMDKETERERLKIGKDEKVLLITGGSLGAKSLNEAVIKSLKDIYKDKTIRIYWATGEKNFGEINQKLEDQQIKVSDIIKPYFNNMINIMAAADLIVCRAGALTVSEIMQLEKPSILIPYNSIKVGQYENAKILEENNAALLYSDSKADEAIEKALEIIKNDEELNKMSRRVKNLKKSNAADKIVECLDIWRS
- the murC gene encoding UDP-N-acetylmuramate--L-alanine ligase, with amino-acid sequence MNKIYFIGINGIGMSGLAKIMKLKGYEVSGADLSRNYVTEELESLGITVYNSHLAENVCDVNLVVASSAIKQDNPEIKKAQELGIKIIKRGELLSLLMNKEKGIAVAGTHGKTTTSSMLGSLLLDIDPTIVVGGILPEIGSNARCGKIEVFIAEADESDNSFLHLTPETAIITNIEADHLENHGSLENIKKSFKQFMDQTKGEILVCGDCFETLELIKNRKNVKTYGINKLDANIMATDIRVENGRTKFKVTIEGKVFGEFEISIPGNHNIQNALPVIYLAKKYGISKTRISEKLLKFKGAKRRYDILHSDKIRIIDDYAHHPTEIKATIQGAKTIEKNKTIAIFQPHRYSRVNFLLNDFKGSFEGVDEVILMPVYSAGEKNEFGVTLEKLKEKIGHKHCIIVEKNEDIEKIVAGEKESATFLFMGAGNISSLAHMIAENIGRTGNEVI
- the murB gene encoding UDP-N-acetylmuramate dehydrogenase, yielding MKLYKNHLMKNYSNMKIGGIAKEFIEIENRDELIEILKEKKNRFILGNGTNTLINDGELETTFISLKAIDYIKDENNGVVEVGAGLDFSDLIDYMEEKDYTGLENLAGIPGSVGGLVFMNGGAHGTEVFDRIVSVEIVDENNELRRIKKEDLKFSYRVTEIKEKNWVVVSATFKFDKGYLKEVVDKYKLKRSENHPLNEPNLGSTFKNPEGYFSARLIIEAGLQGKQIGGAEVSMVHPNFIVNKGEAKFSDIIEIINHVKLGVKDKTGIELEEEIIIVRN
- the mraY gene encoding phospho-N-acetylmuramoyl-pentapeptide-transferase encodes the protein MLYLLAEYLPVLEGLKSIYLRSFLAFIIAFLVVLLTGKPFINYLKFKKFGEAIREEGPSSHFSKKGTPTMGGILIIFGTLITSLIVGDLFNKFMILMFIITILFSSIGFIDDYKKFTVNKKGLSGKKKLLGQCFIAVITWFFIKEFGLTSSKVLDLSIINPILSNSNFYLGSFLMLIFIALVLMGTSNAVNITDGLDGLAIMPVIIGATILGIIAYFTGHMELSNHLNLHYIAGIGELSVFLSALIGAGLGFLWYNFYPAQIFMGDTGSLTLGGILGVVAILLKQELLLPIIGGVFVLEAVSVILQVGSFKMRGKRIFRMAPIHHHFELAGLPETKVTMRFWIVALFLGMIALGIVRLRGIL
- the murD gene encoding UDP-N-acetylmuramoyl-L-alanine--D-glutamate ligase; translation: MKKAIVFGAGISGKGAEKTLMKMGYEVYLIDDKIGIPSEDGMKILENEKIDIFIKSPGVPYTKLIEKALELNLEVIDDIELGYRYKIKNGILGKIIAITGTNGKTTVTSKIKELLEVAGFRAKVCGNIGYSFSQTIMENSDLDYYVLEASSYQLENIKEFKADIALIVNLAPDHLARYKNLDHYYDTKFNIGINQKEEEYFLVNTSCAEILKRIKNISGTKFYLGMNKTEKDEKVWVKNEKILYENEIVLEERLASLKGKHNLENMLFIVAVGKILNISTEVIREFLYSTGTLEHRMENFLKYGEVQFINDSKGTNIDSTKFAIEAFHQPILICGGYDKKLDLIDLEELIKNNVKEVYLIGDISDKLSEGLLKIGYSQDKIFNLKTLEKVMEKLKERIDKNQKEVILFSPATSSFDQFKNFEERGKIFKELVKSYFN